A window from Citrus sinensis cultivar Valencia sweet orange chromosome 3, DVS_A1.0, whole genome shotgun sequence encodes these proteins:
- the LOC102628142 gene encoding FT-interacting protein 7 has protein sequence MAAIQKLIVEVVDARNLLPKDGHGTSSPYVVIDYYGQRRKTHTAVRDLNPTWNEALEFNVGKPSQVFTDMFELNIFHDKAYGPTTRNNFLGRIRLSSSQFVKKGEEALIYYPLEKKSLLSWIQGEVGLKIYYVDIVPTPPPAALAPVPQPDPPAKEVKPDPTVEAKAEAAKPNEEPAADHEAKVEAEVAKPNEEPDADHEAKVDAEAVPAPENKEPAGDIEPQCDTSSAPEQVQANEEQARQQPSMQEQSGHIEFDLTTSKAGPKAPAAPSDHVMAASVSGSVPEVKVTPPSCSPQPISRSASMASFASATAGNIPINGPQPISRTMSTASFASDITDNIPIERSSFDLVEKMHYLFVRVVKARFLPTKGSPVVKIAVANSRVESKPARRTSCFEWDQTFAFGRDSPESSSFLEVSVWDPPRGDVAAPPGFLGGICFDVTEIPLRDPPDSPLAPQWYRMEGGGAYSGDLMLATWVGTQADDSFPDAWKTDTAGNVNSKAKVYVSPKLWYLRATVIEAQDIFPPVAALKEASFTIKAQLGFQVQKTKVSVTRNGTPSWNEDLLFVAAEPFTDQLSFTLENRQHKGSVALGVTRVPLTAVERRVDDRKVASRWFTFENTNDEKRAYKGRVHLRLCFDGGYHVMDEAAHVCSDYRPTARQLWKPPVGTVELGVIGCKNLLPMKTVNGKSTTDAYVVAKYASKWIRTRTVSDSLEPRWNEQYTWKVYDPCTVLALGVFDSWGIFEGENGSMETTRPDCRIGKVRIRISTLETGKVYRNTYPLLLLGSNGMTKMGEIEVAVRFIRTSPTLDFLHVYSQPLLPLMHHIKPLGMVQQEMLRSGAVKIIAAHLARSEPPLRRETVLCMLDADSHAFSMRKVRANWFRIINVLAGVIDILRWADDTRSWKNPTATILVHALLVMLVWFPDLIVPTLAFYVFVIGVWNYRFRKRDPLPHFDPKISLADTIERDELDEEFDTVPSARPNEIVRARYDKLRTLGARVQTLLGDFAAQGERVQALVTWRDPRATGIFVGLCFVVAMILYLVPSKMVAMAFGFYYLRHPMFRDRMPSPALNFFRRLPSLSDRIM, from the coding sequence ATGGCTGCAATCCAAAAACTGATCGTTGAAGTTGTTGATGCACGCAACCTTTTACCAAAAGATGGGCACGGGACCTCCAGTCCCTACGTCGTGATTGACTACTACGGGCAGAGAAGAAAAACCCACACAGCGGTTCGTGATTTGAACCCGACATGGAACGAAGCACTCGAGTTCAACGTTGGTAAGCCATCTCAAGTGTTCACTGACATGTTTGAACTTAACATATTTCATGATAAAGCGTACGGTCCTACTACAAGGAATAATTTTCTTGGTAGGATTCGGTTGAGTTCAAGCCAGTTTGTTAAGAAAGGTGAAGAAGCCTTGATTTATTACCctcttgaaaagaaaagcttgCTTAGTTGGATCCAAGGTGAAGTTGggttgaaaatttattatgttgaTATTGTTCCGACGCCGCCACCTGCGGCGCTAGCGCCAGTTCCACAGCCAGATCCGCCTGCGAAGGAAGTGAAACCTGATCCAACTGTCGAAGCTAAAGCTGAAGCCGCGAAGCCCAATGAAGAGCCAGCCGCCGATCATGAGGCTAAAGTTGAAGCCGAGGTCGCGAAGCCCAATGAAGAGCCAGATGCCGATCATGAGGCTAAAGTTGACGCTGAAGCAGTACCAGCACCAGAAAATAAAGAGCCTGCAGGGGATATAGAACCCCAGTGCGACACGTCATCAGCACCAGAGCAAGTACAAGCAAATGAAGAACAAGCTCGACAGCAGCCATCCATGCAGGAGCAATCTGGCCATATTGAGTTTGATCTTACAACGTCCAAGGCGGGCCCGAAAGCTCCAGCGGCACCGTCTGATCACGTGATGGCGGCATCAGTCTCTGGGTCTGTGCCGGAGGTCAAAGTAACTCCTCCGAGCTGCAGTCCACAGCCAATCTCAAGGTCAGCGTCAATGGCGAGCTTCGCTTCAGCCACAGCAGGTAACATTCCGATCAACGGTCCACAGCCAATCTCGAGGACAATGTCAACGGCGAGCTTCGCATCAGACATAACAGATAACATTCCGATCGAACGGTCGTCGTTTGATCTTGTGGAGAAGATGCATTACCTCTTCGTACGAGTAGTTAAAGCTCGGTTCTTACCCACCAAAGGCAGCCCGGTTGTAAAGATAGCCGTTGCGAACAGCCGCGTCGAATCGAAACCCGCCCGTAGAACCTCGTGCTTCGAGTGGGACCAGACGTTTGCTTTTGGCCGAGACTCGCCCGAATCCTCCTCATTCCTAGAAGTCTCGGTGTGGGACCCGCCGagaggtgacgtggcagctCCTCCTGGTTTCTTAGGTGGCATTTGCTTCGACGTTACGGAGATTCCATTGCGGGATCCGCCGGACAGCCCATTGGCCCCTCAGTGGTACAGGATGGAGGGTGGTGGGGCCTACAGTGGAGACTTGATGCTTGCCACTTGGGTTGGTACCCAGGCTGACGATTCATTCCCTGACGCATGGAAAACCGACACAGCCGGTAATGTTAACTCTAAAGCCAAAGTTTATGTCTCTCCAAAATTGTGGTACCTTAGAGCTACTGTAATTGAAGCACAAGATATTTTTCCGCCAGTAGCGGCGTTAAAAGAAGCCTCGTTTACAATCAAAGCCCAGTTAGGGTTTCAAGTACAGAAAACCAAAGTCTCCGTTACGCGCAACGGAACTCCGTCGTGGAACGAAGATTTGCTCTTTGTAGCTGCCGAGCCCTTTACTGATCAACTGAGTTTCACGTTAGAAAACCGACAACATAAAGGATCAGTAGCACTCGGAGTCACTAGAGTTCCACTAACGGCTGTTGAAAGGCGAGTTGATGACCGGAAAGTGGCGTCGAGATGGTTCACGTTTGAAAACACAAATGATGAAAAGAGGGCATACAAAGGTAGGGTCCACCTGAGGCTGTGTTTCGATGGTGGGTATCACGTGATGGACGAGGCGGCGCACGTGTGCAGTGACTATCGACCTACAGCTAGACAGCTTTGGAAACCGCCGGTAGGAACCGTTGAACTTGGTGTGATTGGGTGCAAGAATTTGTTGCCGATGAAAACCGTAAATGGTAAAAGTACCACGGATGCTTACGTGGTGGCAAAGTACGCGTCCAAGTGGATTCGGACCCGTACGGTTTCGGACAGCTTGGAGCCACGTTGGAATGAGCAGTACACGTGGAAGGTTTATGATCCTTGTACGGTGTTAGCACTGGGAGTCTTTGATAGTTGGGGAATATTTGAAGGTGAAAACGGTAGCATGGAAACGACACGCCCTGATTGTCGTATTGGTAAAGTACGAATACGTATTTCTACTCTGGAGACTGGTAAAGTTTATAGAAATACGTATCCTTTGCTTTTGTTGGGAAGTAATGGGATGACGAAAATGGGTGAAATAGAAGTGGCCGTACGGTTCATACGTACAAGTCCGACGTTGGATTTCTTACACGTATACTCGCAACCTTTGTTACCATTGATGCATCATATCAAGCCACTCGGGATGGTCCAGCAAGAGATGTTAAGGAGTGGGGCTGTTAAGATTATAGCCGCACACTTGGCAAGATCAGAGCCACCGCTGAGGCGTGAGACAGTGCTATGCATGCTTGACGCGGATTCACACGCGTTTAGTATGCGGAAAGTGCGGGCTAATTGGTTTAGGATCATCAACGTGCTTGCGGGTGTGATTGATATCTTACGGTGGGCGGATGATACACGATCGTGGAAGAATCCTACGGCTACCATTCTTGTGCATGCATTGTTGGTGATGCTGGTGTGGTTCCCTGATCTGATCGTGCCCACATTAGCATTTTACGTGTTTGTGATTGGCGTGTGGAATTACAGGTTCCGGAAGAGGGACCCATTGCCTCACTTTGACCCGAAGATCTCGCTGGCCGATACAATCGAACGCGACGAGCTTGATGAAGAGTTTGATACAGTACCAAGTGCAAGACCAAACGAAATCGTACGGGCCAGGTATGACAAGCTGCGTACGCTCGGGGCACGTGTGCAGACACTGTTGGGTGATTTTGCAGCGCAGGGGGAGCGGGTGCAAGCATTGGTGACGTGGAGGGACCCACGTGCCACGGGTATCTTTGTGGGGTTATGTTTTGTCGTGGCGATGATATTGTATTTGGTTCCATCCAAAATGGTGGCGATGGCATTTGGATTCTACTATCTGCGCCATCCGATGTTCCGTGATCGGATGCCATCACCAGCGTTGAATTTCTTCAGGAGGCTGCCTTCACTGTCTGATCGAATCATGTAG